AGCGTGATCGGCACGGGAAACGCTTCGCGCTGGCCGCGTCGGACCTGACGGCTGGTGTCGAAGACGGTGCCGTCATCCAGCTTGCCGGTGTAGTGAACCATGACCACGTCGCCCGTCTGGGCTGTTCGTCCGTCGGGGGCGGCAGCGACGACGCGGTACTTGAGGCCACGCTCACCCTCGATCAGTTCGCCTGCCTCAGCGGCGGCGGGTTGAGTGGCGGGCTCGGCGGTGGTGTCGTCTTGCATCCCGGCGGCGTTGAAGATGAGGATCAGGGCCAGGGCAACGCCGAACGAAACGACGGCCAGGGCTCCGCGAAAACTGGTCATGCGCGGCAGCGGCTTCATGGTCGACAGTAGCAGCAGTAGCCGCACGTTCTCGCGTTGAGTCGCAGCGCTCAGTCGCGGTCCCGGTCGCGGCTGCACAGGTCGTCCGTCGCGAAACGGAACTCCTCCACCGGCTTGCCGCCGAGGACGTGCTCTTCAATGAGCCGCGTAATCACGTCGGCGTCGGCCTGCTCGTACCACGTGCCATCGGGATAGACGACGGCAATGGGGCCGCGATCGCAGAACTTGAGGCAGCTGCAACGTGTGACAAAGAGCGAGGCGTCCTGCTCCTCATCGAGGTTGACCTGAGCGGCAAGCCGTTTGAGTTGGCCCCACGCCATTTTTCCGAGCTCGGAATCACAGCAGGCCGGGCCATCGCAGAGGAAGACGTGGTGGGTGAGCTTGCCGACGCCGAACTTCGGCGCCAGCTCTCTCGGCGGCGTCCGCCGGACGGTCACTGCGTCGGAGTCGTCGGCCACGTGGCAGGTTAGCGGCGTGCAACGAGCGTCGGCCGAC
The DNA window shown above is from Planctomycetota bacterium and carries:
- a CDS encoding FKBP-type peptidyl-prolyl cis-trans isomerase, whose translation is MKPLPRMTSFRGALAVVSFGVALALILIFNAAGMQDDTTAEPATQPAAAEAGELIEGERGLKYRVVAAAPDGRTAQTGDVVMVHYTGKLDDGTVFDTSRQVRRGQREAFPVPITLRLGDGMVIPGWEIGLTGMEVGEKRVLIIPPDLAYGEAGAGGVIPPNATLTFDVELVGLARPE